In the genome of Arachis duranensis cultivar V14167 unplaced genomic scaffold, aradu.V14167.gnm2.J7QH unplaced_Scaffold_28291, whole genome shotgun sequence, one region contains:
- the LOC127744386 gene encoding ATP synthase subunit 9, mitochondrial — MTRMEKFEMLEGAKSMGAGAATIASAGAAVGIGNVFSSLIHSVARNPSLAKQLFGYAILGFALTEAIALFALMMAFLILFVF, encoded by the coding sequence ATGACGAGAATGGAGAAATTCGAGATGTTAGAAGGTGCAAAATCAATGGGTGCCGGAGCTGCTACAATTGCTTCAGCGGGAGCTGCTGTAGGTATCGGAAAcgtattcagttcattaattCATTCCGTGGCAAGAAATCCATCATTGGCAAAACAGTTATTCGGATATGCAATCCTGGGCTTTGCTCTAACCGAGGCTATTGCCTTGTTCGCATTAATGATGGCCTTTCtgattctctttgttttctaa